The DNA region GAAACGCTACCAGGATGAGGGGAAAAAGACTACCTTTGCGGATGTGGCGGGCCAGGTGGACGCCAAGTACGAATTGGAAGAAGTGGTTTCCTTCCTGAAGAGCCCCCAGAAATTTACCAAGATGGGGGCCCGGATACCCAAGGGAGTGCTCCTGGTGGGTATGCCCGGCACGGGGAAGACCCTCATGGCAAAGGCGGTGGCCGGGGAAGCCGGGGTGGCCTACTTCCACATGTCGGGTTCTGATTTTGTTGAAATGTTTGTGGGTGTCGGGGCCAGCCGGGTCCGGGACCTTTTTGAGCAGGGGCGGAAGAACGCGCCGTGCATCATCTTTATTGACGAATTAGACGCTGTTGGCCGGACCCGAGGCGCGGGCTACGGCGGGGGCCATGACGAGCGGGAGCAGACCTTGAACCAGCTTCTGGTTGAAATGGACGGCTTCGACTCCAAGGACGGGGTGATCATTTTGGCGGCCACTAACCGGCCCGATGTGCTTGATCCAGCCCTGCTGCGGCCCGGCCGTTTTGACCGGCAGGTGGTGGTGGCCATGCCGGATATCAAGGAACGGGAGGCTATCCTCAAGATCCACGCCGAAAAGATACCCCTGTCAACCGAGGTTGACCTGGGCCGTATTGCCCGGGCGACCCCGGGGATGAGCGGGGCGGAAATCGCCAACCTGGTCAATGAGGCGGCCCTCTTTGCGGCCCGGCAGGATAAGCCCACGGTGGAAATGCCTGACTTTGAAGAAGCCCGGGACAAAGTACTCATGGGGGTGGCCCGGAAGACCCTGGTGGTTTCTGAAAAGGAACGGCGCATGACCGCAATCCACGAGGCGGGCCACGCCCTGCTCCACTATTTCCTGAAAAACGCCGATCCCCTCCACAAGGTAACCATAGTTCCCCATGGCCGGGCCCTGGGCATGGCCATGTCCCTCCCCTTAGAAGACAGTTACAGCCGCACCCGGGGCTGGATTGAGGACCGGATCGTGATCTGCTACGGCGGTTGGGTGGCGGAAAAGCTCTTTTACGACGAAACCACCACGGGAACCAAGCAGGACCTGCAACAGGCCACGGAAATGGCCCGGCGCATGGTCTGCGAATGGGGCATGACCGAAGAAATGGGGCCCGTGACCTACGGCCAGGAGGATGAGCCCATCTTCATCGGCAAGGAAATTGCCCGGCACAAGGAATATTCCGAAGATACCGCCCGGCTTATCGACGGGGCTGTTAAGAAGATACTGGATACTGCAAAGGGTTTTGCGGAAACCATACTGCTTGCCCATAAGGATGAACTGGAAAAACTGTCCGACGCCCTCATAGCCCGGGAAACCCTCATCGACGACGAGGTACGATCCATCCTGGGGCTTCCCCCCCGGGAAAATTCAGCCACCCTGAGCGTACCCCTGGGAGAAACCCCATCACCCACCCCGGAAGCCTGATGATCCGCCGTTCTGGAAGCATGATCTGCCGTTCCCTGATACCGGCGCTTTTTCTGACGGCAGCCCTGGGTGTCCTGGGCGGCCAGTCCCGGCTTGGGGCCCAGTCCCGGGATGAAGATGCCCCGGCGCGGGGGGATACTGGGGCGGCGGAAAAATATGCCGCATGGGCCCTGGAAGCCATAAACCGAGATCAATGGTCCCTGGCTGAGGAAGCTCTGGACCGGGCCGCAGATTACGCCGATGTTTCTTCGGACCTTTCCTATTTGTTAGCCCTTACCCGCTCCCACCTGGGCCGGCCTTCCGGGACGGTGCTGGAAGCCCTGCGCCGGGGCCTGGAAGCAGCACGCTGGAACCGGTACAAGCCCGGCGATGCCCGGCTTTTGGAAGCCGAAACCCTCATCGGTATCCGGTCCTATGCGGAAGCCCTGCGCAGCCTGGATCAGGCCGGGGAAAGCGTCCGGGCCATAAGCTTGCGGCTCCTGGCCCTCCGGGGCCTTTCGGATACCCGCTCTTTCAACGTTACCATGGCAGAAGCCCTGAACCGCTACCCCCGTTCGCCGGAACCGGTTCGCATCCTTTTTAATTACGCTGCGGGCCGTATACCCGGGGCCGAGGAACGGGAACTGATTACCACCTGCCTGCGCCGGCTGCCCCAGCTTATTGGGGCGGACAGGGAACTGGCCTACCTGGCGGTTCCCTTTATCCGGGATACCGAAGAAGCCCGCCGCTTAATGGCGGCTTACCGGGCCGGGGGTAGCACAAACCCTGAGGCCATTCCTTCGGCGCTTAACCTGGGCCTCATAGACGATGAAAAGGCGGTAACGGAACTTTTTCAGGAACCTTTACTGGATAAAGATCTTTTGGAAACAGTCTGGGGCCTGCTCCGGGGCGCCGCCGGCCGCAGCCGTTTCAGCAATCTCCTTTCCCAGTTTTCCGGAGCTATTACCGAAGACATTGACCGGGACGGCCGGAGCGAGTGCCGGACCCTTTACACAGATGGAAGCCCCATCGCGTACAGCTACGATGCGGATCAGGACGGGCTTCCGGAACTGGGGGTCTTTTTCTCCGTAGGTCTGCCTGTCCGGGCGGACCTAAGCGCTTATGCCGAACCGGGCTTCCCCGGGGAACAGCGCCGGCTTCAGCCGGAAAGCTTTCCGCGGATTTCCCTGGAATGGGAACAGTACCCCGCAGTACTCCAGGCGGAATTGGAGGGGGTGCGCTACATTCCCCGGCCTAATGAATTTTTCTTTACGCCTCTGCAATTCAGGGAACTTCTGGGGAGTACCCTGCTCTACCCCGAAAGGGAACTTGTATCCCGTATATCCCGGCGCACCCTGGTCTCCTTTGCCTTAGTCATAGAACGGCAGGGCAGGGAAATCCCCGGAAGTATTGAGCGGATAGAGATGAATTCCGGGGTTCCCCACCGTGCCCGGGAATACCTGGGGGAAAGGCTTGTGTCAGAGACCGAATTCCTCCTGGGCCAGCCCCTGGTTCAGCGTATTGATCTGGACCTGGATGGCCGGCTGGAAACGGTACGCCGCTTTCGCCGCCCAGAGCTGCCCCCGGAGGACCCCCTGGCATATTCGGTGGAGCTGGCCTCCTCGGAGAGTGACTGGGACGGTGACGGAATTTACGAATACGGTGAAAGCTATATGGGGAATCAGGAGATCCGAGCCTGGGATATGGATAAGGATGGTATTAAAGAATATACTGAGACAGGCTTGAGAAATTGATATTCATGGGTTTATGGAACAATAAAAAAATCGCAGCTATCCTGATCCTTGCGGGGACCGGCTTGTTTATATGCTCCTGTGTCTCAGAAGCCCGGGCGGAAAAACGGCTTAGCCCCATGGTATCAACCGGGGCATTGCGTCTTAATGATATAGAACAATACGCTTCCTCAGAGCCGGCCCGAGCCATTCACCTTATCGGGACCTACCGAACCGTTTACGGGGAAGATAGCCCCCACCCGGAGCAGGATCTGGCCCTGAATGAACGGCTCGGGATACTGGAAGGGCTGGCGATACAAAACCTGAAGGACGCCCAAACCCTGGCGATCAGTGAAAAACGCTGGGAAGACGCGGCTTCCCTGGCCCGCTCCCTGGGGAGCCTGGGTATTGCCGTGGAAAACACCGGGATGGAACCGGACTTCCTCCTGGAAGACGGGAAGGAAAAACTTGCCGCTGGGGACAATCTGGCGGCCTTCCTCAGCGCGGCCCGTTCCCATGTCCTGAAACCCCTGGACGCCGAAAACGCATTACTGTTCCTGCAGCGGGCGGCGGAGCTGAAACAGCGGAGGGCGGCGAACTTCTTCCTTTCGATTATCGAAAGCCAGGGGGGAAGCTTCCCTAAAGAATTGGGGCTTTTCGCCAAAGGCCAGGACTCTGCCTCGGATATGATCAAAGGGGTGGTCACGGTGCTGGTAAACCGGGGCTACCGGATTCAGCGGGGCATGGGTTCCCCGGACTGGGTCCTGGGTTCCGCTTTCTTTGTGGATTCTTCAGGGCTGATGATCACCAACTACCATGTTATCGCCAGCGAGGTGGACCCCAGCTACGAGGGGTATTCACGGATGTATATACGTTTGGGAGACTCTACAAGCCCCCGTATCCCCGCCAAGGTAATAGGCTGGGACAAGGCCCTGGACCTGGCGCTGATCAAAGCTGAGGTGAAACCGGAATATGTCTTTTCCCTGGTGGACTGGGTAATTCCCCAGGTGGGGGATACGGTGCTGGCCATCGGCTCGCCCGGGGGGCTGGAAAAGACCGTCACCCGGGGTATTGTGTCCGCATTGGGCCGGCGTTTCCTCCAGATCGGGGACGTGATCCAAATAGATGCTGCGGTGAACCACGGCAATTCCGGGGGCCCGGTGGTTGATACCGAAGGCCGCCTGGTAGGCATAGTGTTTGCCGGGGTAGAGCAGTACCAGGGGCTCAACTTTGCAGTCCCTGCAGAACGGCTAGCTGCAGCCCTGCCGGCCCTGATCGCCGGAGGCAAAGCCCAGCGGCCCTGGTTCGGCCTTGCCATAAGCGAAACCGCCCAAGGGGCAGAGATTATCTATGTGGCCCCCTTTACCCCAGCGGCGGAACAACAGGTTACCGAGGGAAGCTTCATCAAATCCATTAACGGCGAGGAAGTCAGGGCCCCCCAGGGCGCCCTGATCCCCGCATTACAGGACCGGCTTTTTCCGGGCCGCCCGGGGGAGCTGGTATCCCTGGAAACCTCAGACGGGAAACACCGGGTTCTCCAAACCACGGTTCGCCCGGAGATTCCCCTGGCGGAAGCCGCCAAAAAGGACAGCCGGGAACGTATGGCCGCAGCCCTGTTCGGCCTCATCCTGACCCCTTCCCTGAACAGGGGCATCGCCCCGGCCTACCTGGTAAAAAAAGTTGTTCGGGGTTCCATCGCCGACGAAGCCGGGCTTTCAGAACAGGACCCGGTATCCATCCGGGGCTTCAAGATCGAGGAAAGCGACGGCTATGCCCTGCTGGATATCAATGTAAAGAAACGCCGCATGGGCTACATGGAAACCTATATGCGCCTTCCAGCCATGCTGGATTCCCCGGATACTTTGTAAAATAAGTTATTTCTGCGGTCGCCGTTTCCCGGAAAAAGAAGAAACCCGTA from Treponema primitia ZAS-2 includes:
- the ftsH gene encoding ATP-dependent zinc metalloprotease FtsH → MFNDQNNKTPQPRPPLTGGRPNRFALFFFLVIVGIFIAYFFRNDTPAVKEISYSAFTNYLERDEISSVKIMDTNIIEGTFRDNTGGLKQFKTLIPYQDPSLLPTLRERGINVSGAVTGVSPWRIFMEFLPWLIGFGFIWFMMRNMQGTGNKAFQFGKSRAKRYQDEGKKTTFADVAGQVDAKYELEEVVSFLKSPQKFTKMGARIPKGVLLVGMPGTGKTLMAKAVAGEAGVAYFHMSGSDFVEMFVGVGASRVRDLFEQGRKNAPCIIFIDELDAVGRTRGAGYGGGHDEREQTLNQLLVEMDGFDSKDGVIILAATNRPDVLDPALLRPGRFDRQVVVAMPDIKEREAILKIHAEKIPLSTEVDLGRIARATPGMSGAEIANLVNEAALFAARQDKPTVEMPDFEEARDKVLMGVARKTLVVSEKERRMTAIHEAGHALLHYFLKNADPLHKVTIVPHGRALGMAMSLPLEDSYSRTRGWIEDRIVICYGGWVAEKLFYDETTTGTKQDLQQATEMARRMVCEWGMTEEMGPVTYGQEDEPIFIGKEIARHKEYSEDTARLIDGAVKKILDTAKGFAETILLAHKDELEKLSDALIARETLIDDEVRSILGLPPRENSATLSVPLGETPSPTPEA
- a CDS encoding S1C family serine protease encodes the protein MGLWNNKKIAAILILAGTGLFICSCVSEARAEKRLSPMVSTGALRLNDIEQYASSEPARAIHLIGTYRTVYGEDSPHPEQDLALNERLGILEGLAIQNLKDAQTLAISEKRWEDAASLARSLGSLGIAVENTGMEPDFLLEDGKEKLAAGDNLAAFLSAARSHVLKPLDAENALLFLQRAAELKQRRAANFFLSIIESQGGSFPKELGLFAKGQDSASDMIKGVVTVLVNRGYRIQRGMGSPDWVLGSAFFVDSSGLMITNYHVIASEVDPSYEGYSRMYIRLGDSTSPRIPAKVIGWDKALDLALIKAEVKPEYVFSLVDWVIPQVGDTVLAIGSPGGLEKTVTRGIVSALGRRFLQIGDVIQIDAAVNHGNSGGPVVDTEGRLVGIVFAGVEQYQGLNFAVPAERLAAALPALIAGGKAQRPWFGLAISETAQGAEIIYVAPFTPAAEQQVTEGSFIKSINGEEVRAPQGALIPALQDRLFPGRPGELVSLETSDGKHRVLQTTVRPEIPLAEAAKKDSRERMAAALFGLILTPSLNRGIAPAYLVKKVVRGSIADEAGLSEQDPVSIRGFKIEESDGYALLDINVKKRRMGYMETYMRLPAMLDSPDTL